A stretch of DNA from Candidatus Bathyarchaeota archaeon:
TCGTCGTTAAGGAAAATTGTAATTTTTCCGTGTCCTTCGAGTCTTGTGATTGGGTCAATTACTATTTCTCTCATTTTTGCACTTTCCTCTTAAGAATTGAGTTAGCTAATGAATACTTGTAGAAAGTTCCAACAGGGTCAACTATCTCTTTCACAACATTGATGTCCTTAGCAAGAGATGCAAGGGCACTGATAGCTGCAGCACCCTGGTCAACTACACGAGGACCTGGACCACCACAACCGGTACAAGGTATGTTTACGTTTGGACATTGACAACCACAACCAGCACGAGTAGCCATACCCATACAGATTACACCTTGATCCAAGAAACAGGTTACACCGTCGTCTTCAATTTCATAAATTCGTTTGAATTCAGTAATTTCGCTGTGTTTCTTTTCTCGCGGGCATTCATCACAAACAGCTTTGTTGGGCAAAAAGCTTGAACCTTTAGGGGGTAAATCACCAGTAATGAACGCGTTAAACATTACCAATATTGAAGGAACAGGCGGAGGACAACCAGATATGGTGTAGTCAACATCCACTGTTTGGGGCAATGTTTTCACAGTGTCATAGACTTCGGGAAGATCTAGTTCACCCTCATTTACTTTGAAACGTGTTTGAGGGGTAACTGATTCAGGGTTTACAGTTGATTGAGTTTCAAGATAGGCACGCTCAAAGACACCATCTTTATCCGAAAGGTTTGCGAGACTTTTCACGCATCCGTCGTTTGCGCATGAGCCAAAAGCCACAAGTATTTTGGATTTTTGTCTTAAGAGTTTAGCCATCTTTTCATTTTCAGAGTTTCTGATTGCTCCGTTGAAGAAACATGCATCAATGCTTTGGTCAGGCATAGCTTCGACATCTTTGTATTTAGTGTCGATTGCTACAGGCCAGAAAACTATGTCAGCTGCCGCAACAACGTCTAAGATTTTTTCGTTAACGTCTAGAACAGCTACTTCACAGCCTCCACAGCTAGCCGCCCAATAAAAAGCGATCTTTAGTTTTTCCTTTGCCATTAGGAACCACCGTTTACAAGAAACTCGGATAAAGTGACCCGACCAAATAAAGCTTTCTTTTTAGCCAGAAAATGACGGTTTAAAAACTAAACAAGTAACCAGAAAAGAATCTACTTTAACTTTTTTAGCAACAAGTCTGCAGCTAAAACCATAGGTTCCCAAGTTTCTGAAACAGGAGGAGCATAACATGTTTCAGCTTGTGCAAGTTCTTGAGCAGTCATTTCTTTTTGAATCATAAAAGACAGAGCATTTATGCGTTGGGTTACTTCTTCGCCGCCGATTATTTGAGCACTAAGTAGTTTTCCAGTTTCTTTTTCGGCAACAAGTTTAATTCGAATAGGCAAAGCTCCAGGATAATAATCTGCACGGGTTTTTGAATTAATAGTTGCAGAAACTGATTTAATACCATATTTTTTAGCCATGAACCCTGGAAGACCAGCACCACCAACTTCAATGTCAAACAGTCGAGTTATCCAAGACCCCAAGGTCCCCATGAATTCTGATACCCCACCAGCAGCGTTAGTTCCGGCAACTTTTCCTTGCCTCACAGCGGTTGTTCCAAGTTGACTTAACATTGGTTCGCCAGTGACAAGGTTTACAGATTCTACACAGTCACCAGCAGCATAAATGTCGGGAATGTTGGTTTCCATTTTAGAGTTTGTTTTTATTGCTTTTGTTTTACCAACTTTTACTCCAGCGTTTTTTGCCAATTCAACGTTTGGAGTAACGCCAGTGGCAACCACTACAACGTCTGCAGGGATAATATTTTGTGCAACACGAACTCCAGTAACTTTAGTAGAACCAAGGATTTCTTCAACGGGTTCGCCGAGAACAAAAGTTACGCTCTTTTCTTCAAGATTTTTTTGAACACGGTCAGCCAAGTCATTGTCAAGAAGAAATGGTAAGACACAGGGCAAAAATTCAACAATTGTAACTTTTAAACCTCGTTCGCGACAAGCTACAGCAACTTCTAATCCAACAAGTCCACTGCCAATAATAACTATCGATTTTGCAGTTTCAAGTGCATTATCAATTCTTTGACCATCTTCAATGGTTCGAACAAAAAAGACCCCTTGCTTTTCTAAACCATGCATCTTTGGCACGCGTGGGTCTGCTCCAGTGGCAATAATCAAACTATCGTATGAAAGGGAGCTTTTGTTTCCAGCATCATTGGTTAAGGTTACGGTCTTTGTTTTTGGATCAATACTATTTACTGTGGTTCGAGTTAGAAGATTTAATTTCATCATTTTGAAGAAACTTTCAGGAAAAACAACTAAATCATCAAAAGACTCAATCTGCCCGCCCAAAACAAAAGGAATACCACACCGTGAATAAGCCACTTTGTCCTCTTTGGTGACAAGAGTGATTTCAGCGGATCTATCGGTTTTCCTAGCAGCAGAAGCTGCATCAACACCTGCCGCATTGGCCCCAATAATTACAATTTTTCGGGGCATAATCTTCAACTCTGGCTATCAGTTAAGAACGGTTTCCATATTAACCTTGTTCTAATGATAGTTAGAGTTAAAAAATGAACAAAGAAAGCTTTTTTCTCTATTTTTTTGTAACAGAGTAGGTACGAGTTTTAGGGTCAGATTCAATTTCTCCGTCACTGAAAAGTTTCTTTAAAGCGTTGTAAGTTTTCTTTTCGGTTACTTCAAGTGTTTCTGCAATTTCAACAAGGGTCATTGGTTTTTCTGAAATCAGTTTGATGATATCTTTATGGATTTTTGCCATTACGAAATCCCAGCTTTTTGTTGACACACTAATTGTCAAGGTTAGATAAAAAATCTTTTATCAATTAAATAGGGTGTTTAGAATTATTTTTTTGTAAATTTTCACCAATTTCGGTTAAGCCCTTATTCTTGGTCAGTTTTTTCGTCTTTCACCAGGGATTTATGCCATTCCACTGCGGCATCAAAAGACAGCAGGGTTTTTAGGTCTTCTTCAAGGTTAGTTGGTTCTATGATTATAATCCATCCTTCGCCGTAGGGGTCTTCGTTGAGTAATTCGGGTTTGGAGTCGAGTTCTTCGTTGACTGCTTCTATGGTGCCGCTTACGGGAGCAATCAAGTCTGAAACTGCTTTTACTGATTCCAAAATACCGAAGGGTTCATCCTTAGTTACAGAGTCCCCAACGCTTGGAAGTTCAACATAGATCACGTCGTTTATTTGTTTTTGAGCATAATCGATTAGCCCAATTTTCACTTTTCCGTCTTCGACGCTTGCCCAGAGGTATTCTTTGTGGTAATACAGGTTCTCGGGTACTTCGTAGTCGTTAACCTTGACCATGATTATTTTCACCAATTAGCAGTTAGGTATGGGGATCTGTTTATCTTAAAAAGCTAACTATTAAAAAGGTCAACATAAAAATCACTAAAAATTGAGTTCATAAATCTGGGAACAACAAACAGATGAAAAAAGCATTTCTAAATTCAGTGACTGAGCGGTTTGAATTGCATCTTCAACAGGGAAAGCTATTGCATCTACTCCAGCTTTAACTGCAAAAACGTCAGTTATTTTGCGATGTTCACCTTTGGGTCTCATGCACCCCAAAACAACAGGAACAGTTGGCATCAATAGTTTTGCACAAACAAGAGTTCTTATAATGTCTGCAGGTTCAGGGGGTTCCACATTTTCCATAGGCGTACCACGGATAGGTATAAACGCAATTATTATGACTGCAGAAGGTGAATATTTTGCAATCAGGTTTAATGCCTTAAACTCGCCCTTAAGATGACCGTAATGCAAGCCCACAAGCACATGAGGAATAAACGGAATTTCGGAATCTTGCAACGCTTTCAAAGATTTTTCATAAACCGTAACAGTAACATCAAGATTGTAAATTTCCTTAATCGTTTCATCTGAACCAATAACATCAATTAATACAGAGTCAACCCCAGCTTTTTTCAACTCTTCTGCAGTAATAAAATCAACTAGCCCAGTATGAACTGAAAGCTTCAGGTCCAACTCGGTTTTTATTTTTTTGAAAGCATCAATAAAATTAGTTAATGGAACCGAGCCATCCAACCCACAGCCTCCACTTATTAAACAACCTTGTGTGCCATCGTTTTTCAATTTTTTACAAACATCAAAAAGGTCCTTTGGACTATTAACGGGGGTCATTGTGTTTAGCACTTTTTTGTTGCAGTGTTTACAGTTCAGGGCACAAGAAGAACCAGTAACAGAAATTGATGGAAAACTGTTCTGAGAAGAACAAAAAAACTTGTTTTTATAGTGAACAAAACTTGGAGCAAAAAAATTGATGGTTTGTGTTTCAGGGGAAAAGGCTCCGTTTTCAAGCAAAGAAACAAATTTTTCTTTGGGCATTTGCCATATTTCTTTGGCGTTTAGACGTGTCATACTTGTTTACATTCAGGTACGTTTTCTAAAAACGTTTTGAGGATACAGGCAAACGTTCTTTAGAGAATCTGTTTTTGGGGTCACATAGACAGCCAAAAATTAAGATAATTAAATACAAGATTTCAATTATAGATTCCAGACATCTGGTGTGACCGATGAAAGAGAAAGGATTTATTGAAAAAATTCGTGTTTCTATTGGTTCCGCCATTGTATTGGATCTGAAAAAAGGCAGTATTGATGTTAAACCAACTACAGCGTATCTGCTTTTGGGGCGAGGCACAAAATGTTTGGCTAATTGTAGTTTTTGTACCCAAGCAAAACATAGCAATTCAAGAGCGAATATGCTTTCTAGGGTTACGTGGCCGGAATTTCCTGCTGAAGAAGTGATATCAAGTATAGAAAAAGCAGCGAAAACAGCAAAAATTAAGCGGATTTGTGTTCAGTCCCTTAATTATCCACAGGTTTTTGGTGACGTTTTATGCCTCGTTAAAAAAATCAAAACTAAAGTGGATGTTCCAATTTCAGTTTCTTGTAAGCCATTAAACAAAGAACAAGCGGAACATATGTTTCAAGCAGGGGTGAACCGAATATGCATTGCTTTGGATGCAGCTACAGAACAAATTTTTGAAAAAATAAAGGGAACAAATGTGGGTGCAAAATACAAATGGATTGAACAAAGAAAAGCATTACAAGAAGCCGTTACTGTTTTTGGTTATGAGTTTGTTAGCACGCATCTTATTGTTGGCCTAGGAGAAACAGAAAAAGAACTATGTCAAACAATTCAATGGTGCGTTGATTCACGAATAAAACCTGCTTTGTTTGCTTTCACGCCAATCAAGGGAACAGCCCTTGAAAACAACCTGCCCCCCCAGCTAAGTTATTATCGACGAACACAAGTTGCCAATTTTTTGCTAACAAAGGGAAAAACAACTATTAGAGAAATGGAATTTGACAACAACGGAAAGATTACAAGTTTTGGAGTCACTAAAGAAGATTTAATGAAAACGTTACAAAAAGGAGAACCTTTCCTTACATCAGGATGTCCAGATTGCAATCGACCATACTATAATGAAAAACCATCTGGACCATTGTACAATTATCCACGTTCGTTGTTGCCAAAAGAGGTTGAAAAAGAGAGAAAAAATTTGGGTTTTTAAATCCAGATTTTTTTGGGTTTTCGCATTAAAAGAACAATTACTGTGATACTTGCGACAACTGTTGTTGCAACAAAAATATACATCAAGTTTCGTGTGGAATCTAATTCTACACTTAGATCAGATTCTAGGTTGGTATAATTCTTCAAACTATTGTGGTAAGTAGCATTTAGTTGATTGTATTCGGCCCGCAGTTCTTCTAATTCGATGTTTTGAATGTAAGTTAAAGCAAAACCAGAGGGAGTAATCTTTTGATGAGAACCCATGAAATCCCATTCAGAAGTAATTATTCCATATATCAATCCGGGTGAGATATCATTTGGAACTGATATTTGGTAGTTTGCTTCATGGAAAGTAAGCGGCATATTTTGAATGTGTGTAATTTCAGCAAGGGAAATTTCGTCTTTAGCATTTATAAGTCCATAGACTAAAACGTCAATGTATTCAACGTCAACTTGGACTTGGGTTACAGCTTCAGTGGTTATAGTTATGGTTATTGTTTCTCCAGGAGAAGACTGAACAGGAGCAACAATGTCTATGAGTAAACCTCCATAAGCAAGAGTGTACACATTTTTTGTTTGCTCAGATTGGGACCAAACAATCCCCGAAAAACTCATAGTAAATAGGAAAACACAAACTATTAGGGCAAACAATTTCTTGAATTTCATTGCTGTTACCTCTGAAAACCACTGCCCTCATTTTTCAAATAGAGAAATATTTAACAGTTCCGATAAAAGAAAAAAGTAAAAAAATAGACAGGCACCTTGTAAAAAGATGAATTTTAGATTTACCACTAGATTGACCGAATTAATCGTTGATATAGGTAAACAAAATATACTAGAGCAAATACGGTTAGAAATATTTCAAACGATAGTATTGCCTGGTTTTTTTCGGTAGCTCTGAAGAATCCTGTTTGTGAAATGTCCCAGAAAACTAGTACTTGCAAAAAGATGGCGCTACTTACACAACCTAGACCGAAACTGTGAAACAAGAATCGTAAACTTGAAGGTGTCTTAAACATTTTTCTTCAAAAATATTCCTTATGCTAACACCTTATCTTACTTATGAAAAAAAAATAAAGATTGAAAAAAAAGATTTGAACTACCTATTTCTAGGTAGTCAACTTCCACCAGTTTAACCCCAGCGCCAAATCTTTCGACCGTAGAATATTTCAGGCATAATCAGGAAGCCAGACATCGAGATGGGTATTATTACAGCCCAATCCATTAGACTCAAAGGAACGGTTCCAAGTAACCCGGTGTACGGAACTGCAGCTGACACTATCATTGAGGCAATTACTGCAAACAACAGGAATTTATTTGATGTAAAGCTCAGCCTGAATGCGCTCTTTGTTTCTGATCTACAATTCCAGACGACGAGCAATTCCCTAAGTGTGGCTTGCATGAAAGCCATAGTCTGGGCATACGCTAAGGAGTGTCCCCACACAAAGTATGCTACAGCAAATAACCCACCAGTAGCAAGGGCTTGTGATAAGAAAGAAGCCATGATTGAAGCGCCTCTTCCATGGAGTATCCCATCATTAGGGTTTCGTGGTTTACGACTCATTAAATCTTCCTGAGGTGGATCCATGCTCAAAGCAAGTGCAGGACCACCATCGGTAACAAGATTTATCCACAAAATCATTTGTGCTGTCAGAGGAAGTATACTTTCTTCGGTTCCCAAGATGGGTCCTAAAAATGCAAAGACTGCAATTACTAGAAGTTCATCAAAATTGGAACGTAACAGGAAAAATGAAAATTTGCGGATATTGTCATATATGGCTCGTCCGCCTTCAACGGCTGTGACTATTGTGGCAAAGTTGTCGTCTGCCAGTACCATGTCTGCAGCTTCTCGCGTAACATCAGTTCCAGTGATTCCCATAGCAATACCAATGTCAGCTTGCTTGAGTGCTGGAGCGTCGTTGACTCCATCTCCAGTCATAGCTACGATGTGACCTTTGTCTTTGAGGGCTTTTACGATTCTAAGTTTGTGTTCAGGCGAAACACGAGCATATACAACTGCTTTTTCAACTATGTTTTCAAATTCTGTGTCAGTCATTTTGTCTAATTCTGCACCGGTAAAAGCTAAGTCGCCTTCGACCATTATGGTTAATTCTTTTGCGATGGCAACTGCTGTGAGCTTGTGGTCTCCAGTAATCATTACAGTCTTGATGCCTGCTTTTCGGCAAAGTTCATTTGCACCTTTTGCTTCATCTCGGGGAGGATCTATCATTCCTGCCAAACCGATGAACACTAAGTTGCTTTCTAGGTCTTCTTCATCATAGTCGGTATTTGCATTTGGAGGTAATTCTTTGTAAGCAATTGCAAGAACACGAAGGGCTTGATTAGCCATTTCTTCATTGGTTTTCAAGATTTGGTCTTTTTCGGTCTGAGTTAATTTGACTACTTTGCCGCCTTTGATTACATTCACTGAACGGTCTAACAGGATTTCAACAGCACCTTTGACATAAGAAACAACTTTTCCATCAGGTGTTTTATGAACTGTGGTCATTCGTTTTCTCTCAGAAGTAAAGGGTATTTCTTGTAGACGAGGATATTGACTGTCCAACTCAGTTTTAATCATTCCTGCCTTTGCAGCTGCAACAATTATGGCTCCTTCAGTTGTGTCACCAAGCACTTTAGTTCCGTCATAATTGGCGTTGGCACACAATGTGCTAGATCTTAGCAACAACTCAAGATCAGTTTCTTTAGTTGCATCTATTTTGTTACCGTTAACCAAGAAATCGCCTTTAGGTTCATAACCTGCACCAGATACGCTAACCATTTTGTCGTTGACGTAGATTTTGCGCACAGTCATTTCGCCTTTGGTCAAAGTTCCAGTTTTGTCAGAACAAATTATGTCTGTAGCACCCAAAGTTTCCGCAGAGGAAAGTCGTCTGATTAGGGCTTTACGTTTTGCAAGTTCTCTAGCACCTAAAGCAAGAGACACAGTTACTACTGCAGGTAAACCTTCAGGAACTGCAGAGACTGCAAGAGCAATTGCAGTTTCAAAGGCGACAATTAAATCACCAAGAACAGATTCAAAACTGCCTCCTGCAGATAAAAAGAATATTTCGTATAGTTCTATTGTGAATATTGCAGCGCTTACTAAAATTATTAGGATTCCAAGTTTTTTGGCGAATTTTGTTAGTTTTTGTTTGAGGGGTGATTCTGTTTGTTCTACAGATTGAACCATTTCAGCAACTTTACCGAATTCGGTTTTCATTCCAGTGGAAGTTATTACGGCTTTACCTCGACCATATGTTAGGTGAGTAGCCATGAAAAGGGAATTTTTACGATCAGCTACAGCAGTTTTTGGACCAAGAACTACATCTTTTTTGTCTACAGCTGTAGATTCTCCAGTTAGAATTGCTTCATCAGTTTTAAGGTCTACAACTTCAAGGACTCGTGAATCCGCGGGTATTCGGTCTCCCGCTTCAAGGAGAACAATATCTCCGGGGACAACTTCCCTTGCGGGAATTAGCTGTTCTTGACCATCCCTGAGCACCCGGGCTTTGGGAGCCGTGAGCTGTTTCATGGCTTCCATTGCCTTTTCTGAACGATATTCTTGAACAAAGCCAACTAGGGCGTTAAGAAATATGATAGCACCGATAGTTGCAGCGTCCACGTATTCGCTCCCATCGTGGGTAAATGCAATTATTAATGAGACAGCCATCGCAAACAAAAGCATGATTACGAAGATGTCTTTGAATTGCCCCAAGAAAATCTGAAGAGGACTAATTTTTTTCTTTTCTACAAGCTCGTTTGGTCCGAACTCTTTTAGTCGTCGTTCAGCTTCTTCGGTTGTTAATCCTTTTTCTGTGACTTTCAGTGATTCTAAAAGTTCCTTTTTTTCCATCGAATGGTATTCAGAACTCATTTCAACCGCCTATTTTCCAATCTGCAGAGTTTAGATGGAAGAACCATGTTGTTATTAAAAAGCGTTTCTTAGATTATGTACAAAATTTTCTCACAAATACACTGAATAATGAAATAATATTCAGATGCAAAATACGTATAATAAAAAATACACAAACATAATGATATTCAATTAATATTAGGGAAAACCTTAAAACAAACAAACTGGAACCGTAATACTTCTATAAAAAGGTGTGAAAAATTACGATGATGATTGATTGGACAATTGCGCCTATTACAGCAACAATATCGATTCTAGTTGCACTTTATCTTTATTTTTACATTAACAGACAAAGTGCTGGAACAGAAAAAATGCAAGAGATTTCTAACGCCATCCAAGAAGGCGCCAGAGCATTCATGAAAGTGGAATTCAAATACCTCGCAACTTTCGTTGCAGTCATGGCAGTAATCTTAACCTTTGTTCCTATGGTTGCAGACATTGGATTTAGTTACTTAATGGGAATTGCATTCGTTTTTGGTGCACTTTGTTCTGCTTTTTCAGGTGTCTTGGGAATGACTGTTGCCCTAAAAGCAAACGTCAGAGCAGCAAACGCCGCAAAAGAAGGACTGAACAAAGCATTTCCAATAGCTTTCCGTGGTGGAGCCGTCATGGGCTTAGCCGTAGTCGGATTAGCTCTCCTTGGATTAAGCACAGTTTACTACTTTACTATGGATCCAGAAATAGTTCTGGGCTTCGGCTTTGGAGCAAGCGCAGTAGCATTGTTTGCCAAAATTGGCGGTGGAATATATACAAAAACAGCCGACGTTGCAGCAGACCTTGTAGGAAAAGTTGAACATGACATACCCGAAGACGACCCCCGAAACCCTGGAGTAATCGCCGACAATGTTGGTGACAACGTTGGTGACGTGGCAGGAATGGGATCAGATCTTTTTGACTCATATGTAGCAAGTATAATTGCAGTAATGACACTTGGTGTTGCACTATCTCAAACTGCGAGTTATGTTTCAATATCATTTGTCGATGTGCCACTTGTGTTTGCTGGACTTGGAATTATAGCCTCCATTTTGGGAGTTGCAATAGTTCGAGTAGGCAAAAAAGGAAACCCTGGAAAAGCACTCAACATCGGAACATATCTAACATGCATCATTTTCGCTTTGATGACCCTCGGTGCAACATATTATCTTGACATTAACATTGGCGTTTGGGCAGCAGCAGTAATTGGATTGATTGGAGGTGTTGTTATTGGAATTACAACAGACTTCTTCACGTCGATAGACAAGTTTCCAGTAATACGAACAGCTGAAGCATCACAGACTGGCGCTGCAGTTAATATTATCACTGGCTTTTCTTACGGATTACTAAGTATTTTCCCAGCATTACTAGGAATTGGTTTCGCTTCTGCAGGATCATACATGATAGCAGAATATTTCATCGAGGCAGAAGGAGCAGGTGTTTACGGTATTGGCATGGCAGCAGTCGGAATGTTGTCGATTGTTGGAATGATTGTAGCCGGTGACGCTTTTGGACCTATCGCAGACAACGCAGGTGGTATAGCAGAACAAACAGGACTTGACGAAGAAGTCCTAGACATTACTGCAAGTCTTGACGCAGCTGGCAACACTTCTAAGGCAATAACCAAAGGATTCGCCATTGGAGCAGCAGGATTAACAGTAATTGCTTTGCTTGCAGCATTCCAAGCTATAGTTCAAGAAAAAACTGGTGCATTAATTACTTTTGATCTGATGGACCCGTTGGTTTTGACGGGAGCACTTGTGGGTCTTACAATACCTGCAGTGTTTTCAGCAATGGTAATGCTCAGCGTTGGCAAAAATGCTTCCTGTATGATTGAAGAAATCCGTCGACAGTTCAGAGAAATTCCGGGATTGCTAGAAGGCAAAGAAGGCGTTAAAGCAGATTATGCAGCTTGTGTTGACATAGCCACAAAAGGTGCAATTAAGGAATTAATTCTTCCAAGTGTTTTGTCTATTGGCATTACATTAATAGTAGGTTTCATTGGAGGAATTCAAGCCCTTGGTGGTTTCCTTGCAGGCAGCATATTCTCAGGGCTTATCTTTGCTCTATTCATGTCTAACGCTGGTGGACTTTGGGACAACGCAAAGAAATACATTGAAGCTGGTGCATTTGGCGGAAAAGGTTCTGAACCCCATAAAGCTGCTGTTGTTGGAGACACTGTTGGTGACCCATTCAAAGACACGGCAGGACCTTCGTTGAACACGTTGATTACTGTAATGGCTTTGGTTGCTTCGGTATTTGCACCGACAATTGTGTTGTATGCGCTACTATAGAACCTCATCTAAAACGAGGACTTACCGAGGAAATTCCAATCCTCGGTCACAAACTTTTCTTTTTTGAATTTTTCCGCAAGTTTTTGTTCATAAACAGTTAAGGGTTCTTCAACAAATTCCACGTTCAAAGCTTTCTCAAAACCCCTAACTAATGCATTATAAGCGTCTTGAACGGAAAAATCAGGGTTTATTTCCTGTTTTATACAACCAAGTTTGCGTTTAGCTACGTCAATAATTTCTTCTAAATTTGTTGACCAAGGAACCCTAAGGATACTGAACATAGTAGGGTAGTCTATTTGGAGTAAAAAGGTGCCATGTTGCATTAAAACCCCTTTTTTTGAGGTTTGAGCGTTGCCAGAAATCTTTTTTCCATCAATAGAAAGGTTGGGGCACCGTTTTGGGTCAGGGGAATGGAAATCAGCTTTGGCACCTAATATCTTTGCAGCTTCGTTGAGTCCAGTACAGATTTTCTGATAGGCGCCTAAAAGGTCCAAGTTTTTGCATCCTAGGTCAGCAGTTTTTGCAGTTATGCTATAGGTAATTTCTCCATTTTTGTCGTGATAAACAGCTCCGCCGCCACTTATTCTTCGGACTATGTCTATTTGTTGTTTTTTGCATTCTCCAAGGTTGATTTCGTTTTCTAAGGTTTGGAAGCGCCCAATTGAAACAGCAGAGGGGTTCCACATGTAAAAACGTAATGTGTTAGTTACTTTGCCGTGTATTCGGGCAGTTAGGATTGCTTCATCAATTGCCA
This window harbors:
- a CDS encoding lipoate--protein ligase family protein encodes the protein MSDRWRLLKLETADAYTNMAIDEAILTARIHGKVTNTLRFYMWNPSAVSIGRFQTLENEINLGECKKQQIDIVRRISGGGAVYHDKNGEITYSITAKTADLGCKNLDLLGAYQKICTGLNEAAKILGAKADFHSPDPKRCPNLSIDGKKISGNAQTSKKGVLMQHGTFLLQIDYPTMFSILRVPWSTNLEEIIDVAKRKLGCIKQEINPDFSVQDAYNALVRGFEKALNVEFVEEPLTVYEQKLAEKFKKEKFVTEDWNFLGKSSF